Proteins encoded in a region of the Diabrotica virgifera virgifera chromosome 4, PGI_DIABVI_V3a genome:
- the LOC126883953 gene encoding uncharacterized protein LOC126883953 produces the protein MSTFQPEHLLVKEVDYELRIREIEVEESAKCDKKRSLLRGALKQEQGNRSFRQISAAAIPFLEQQQGINETLEDLTQKINNFRGTVHDSMYSRYISRIAHISGRVHLLCCSDEEQQLYKRSMSIRILSLEGELDSRVNPLATSTPVSSVQASNSLLHPKPVQVHKWGVSFSGEGHYDQVISFLDRVECLRVSRGVSEEDLFSASAELFTGHAFTWFMNNRGSFTTWTDLAQKLKSDFLPYSFQTDLLDEIKNRKQKPGESVTMFINTMLGMCSRLDTPLTDHAKIKIILKCLLPFYHAQLALVDIATIEDLTEKCKRLEETLSWSLNSPTTSQFNSGPVGFNSQPSRNRSWQSRPHTPNVSVTTYSLSCWNCQVVGHTFRDCTRPQTRIFCHGCGRENTLKRNCFKCSGNEHAEARTLSVPQTATPSGNMTAAVDEASGPIPASSSNTPSQEGRNTSNRRPARQPKSGKK, from the coding sequence ATGAGTACCTTTCAGCCAGAGCATTTATTAGTTAAGGAGGTAGATTATGAGTTGAGGATAAGAGAAATAGAGGTTGAAGAATCCGCTAAATGTGATAAAAAACGCAGTCTATTGCGTGGTGCTCTTAAACAAGAGCAAGGAAATAGGAGTTTCCGTCAGATTTCAGCTGCAGCTATTCCTTTCCTGGAACAACAACAAGGAATAAATGAGACACTAGAGGATCTTACgcaaaagataaataattttagagGGACTGTCCATGATAGCATGTATTCTAGATACATTTCACGCATTGCTCATATTTCTGGTCGTGTCCACTTATTATGTTGCTCAGATGAGGAGCAACAACTTTACAAACGCTCTATGTCCATTAGGATTCTCAGTCTAGAAGGTGAACTCGATTCTCGAGTAAATCCTCTAGCCACGTCCACTCCTGTTTCTTCAGTTCAAGCCTCTAATTCCTTGTTACATCCCAAGCCTGTGCAGGTACATAAGTGGGGAGTTTCGTTTTCTGGTGAAGGTCATTATGACCAAGTAATTTCATTTTTAGATAGGGTAGAATGTCTTCGTGTTTCGAGAGGTGTGAGTGAGGAAGATCTTTTTTCGGCTTCTGCCGAATTATTTACAGGCCATGCTTTTACGTGGTTTATGAACAACCGTGGTAGCTTTACCACTTGGACTGATTTGGCTCAGAAACTAAAATCTGACTTTCTGCCGTACTCTTTCCAAACTGATCTCTTAGACGAGATCAAGAACCGCAAGCAGAAACCGGGAGAATCAGTGACTATGTTTATTAACACCATGttgggtatgtgtagtcgtttagataCTCCTTTAACAGATCAtgcaaaaataaagataattttaaaatgtttgttaCCCTTTTACCATGCCCAATTGGCACTGGTTGATATAGCCACTATAGAAGACCTCACAGAAAAATGTAAACGCTTAGAGGAAACTCTATCTTGGTCTCTTAATTCCCCTACCACTTCGCAATTCAATTCTGGTCCTGTTGGTTTTAATTCTCAACCCTCAAGAAATCGTTCTTGGCAATCTAGACCCCATACACCGAATGTGTCTGTGACTACTTATTCTTTGTCTTGCTGGAATTGTCAGGTTGTTGGTCACACATTTCGGGATTGTACCAGACCCCAAACACGGATTTTCTGTCACGGTTGTGGTAGAGAAAATACGCTTAAACGTAACTgttttaagtgttcgggaaacgagcatGCAGAGGCTCGTACCCTGAGCGTTCCTCAAACAGCAACCCCATCAGGGAATATGACCGCAGCTGTAGACGAAGCTTCAGGTCCAATACCCGCCAGCAGCTCAAACACACCCTCTCAGGAAGGAAGAAACACTTCCAACCGGAGACCAGCACGCCAACCGAAATCAGGGAAAAAGTAA